A stretch of the Musa acuminata AAA Group cultivar baxijiao chromosome BXJ2-7, Cavendish_Baxijiao_AAA, whole genome shotgun sequence genome encodes the following:
- the LOC135580875 gene encoding transcription factor GAMYB-like isoform X3, with amino-acid sequence MHTKLRRCGKSCRLRWINHLRPNLKKGAFTEDEEQLIIALHSKMGNRWAQMAAFLPGRTDNEIKNYWNTRKKRCQRTGLPLYPPNACHNVSEENLQSSRLSKYSYSYDQPLELLQGSFPGSPDIISDNFQTSYGASSYAMPFADAAGFGSQNYSFANPTANCLEQSTDSEKFLLALHGSVADVYPTTKQFLFQPSGSTPWNCFGSLHGADPSSQSLAPLLGAVPGSHALLNDTFSTYCPTRGTAKLELPSDQCVETDASSRLTCPATPVSVYNVQSPSATVSVQSNFVSPWKSGPMLRQAHVLSDAEKEPSEMSSITSTIKPNDVFECSGLSINDMELYSTAVADSYMESPSALVSLQSKCFPPWKSSPVLQEAHVLSSAEKEPSSKSSVTPIVKSSDVSECSINGTELYSSPVAFDRYVKSPSATIPFQSSCVTPWKNVPLRSVLQEGHAPGSSEAESSEKRSVTSIMKPNNVICSSGLSINDREFNSKPLVADTYVGSPPATFSLQSKYLTSWKSDPVLVEADAFDSAEEEPSKKFC; translated from the exons ATGCACACAAAACTCCGTCGATGTGGCAAAAGCTGTCGTCTACGGTGGATTAATCATCTCAGGCCAAATTTAAAGAAAGGTGCTTTTACAGAAGATGAGGAGCAGCTGATCATTGCACTCCACTCTAAGATGGGAAACAGATGGGCTCAGATGGCTGCATTT TTGCCTGGGCGTACCGATAATGAGATAAAGAACTACTGGAATACACGAAAGAAGAGATGCCAGCGTACTGGTTTGCCCCTTTACCCTCCAAATGCATGCCACAATGTCTCCGAGGAAAATTTGCAAAGCTCACGTCTCAGCAAGTACAGTTACAGTTATGATCAGCCTCTTGAGCTCCTTCAGGGAAGCTTCCCTGGCAGTCCTGATATTATATCTGACAACTTCCAGACAAGTTATGGGGCTTCCTCCTATGCAATGCCATTTGCGGATGCAGCGGGTTTTGGATCCCAGAATTATTCCTTTGCAAATCCAACAGCTAATTGTCTTGAGCAATCTACAGACTCTGAAAAATTTCTCCTTGCCTTACATGGTAGTGTTGCGGATGTTTATCCTACAACCAAACAATTTTTGTTTCAGCCTTCAGGAAGCACACCTTGGAATTGTTTTGGTTCTCTCCATGGTGCTGATCCCAGCAGCCAGAGCCTGGCACCTTTGCTAGGTGCCGTCCCTGGCAGCCATGCCCTTCTAAATGATACCTTCTCTACTTATTGTCCCACTCGTGGAACTGCAAAGTTAGAGCTCCCTTCAGACCAATGTGTAGAGACTGATGCCAGTAGCAGGCTTACCTGCCCAGCCACACCTGTTTCAGTTTATAATGTTCAATCTCCATCAGCAACTGTCTCAGTGCAATCCAATTTTGTTTCACCATGGAAGAGTGGTCCAATGCTTCGACAGGCGCATGTACTGAGCGATGCAGAGAAGGAACCATCCGAGATGAGCTCAATTACTTCTACCATCAAACCCAATGATGTTTTCGAGTGCTCAGGTCTAAGTATCAATGATATGGAGTTGTATTCCACAGCTGTTGCTGATTCATATATGGAATCTCCATCAGCTCTTGTCTCATTGCAATCCAAATGTTTTCCACCATGGAAGAGTAGTCCGGTGCTTCAAGAGGCTCATGTACTGAGCAGTGCAGAAAAAGAACCATCTTCGAAGAGCTCAGTAACTCCTATCGTTAAATCCAGTGATGTGTCAGAGTGTAGTATCAACGGGACAGAATTGTACTCTTCACCTGTTGCATTTGATAGGTATGTCAAATCTCCATCAGCTACTATCCCATTCCAGTCCAGTTGTGTTACACCATGGAAGAATGTTCCATTAAGATCAGTACTTCAAGAGGGGCATGCACCGGGCAGTTCAGAGGCAGAATCATCTGAGAAGAGGTCAGTGACTTCTATCATGAAACCCAATAATGTGATCTGCTCTTCAGGGTTAAGTATCAACGACAGAGAGTTTAATTCTAAACCTCTTGTAGCTGATACATATGTGGGATCTCCACCAGCAACTTTCTCGTTGCAATCGAAATATCTTACTTCATGGAAGAGCGATCCAGTTCTGGTAGAGGCAGATGCATTTGATAGTGCAGAGGAAGAACCATCCAAGAAGTTCTGTTAA
- the LOC103990836 gene encoding uncharacterized protein LOC103990836 codes for MAAASTSGSGRDIGGSGGGWAAGEMEVEAYRRLFPLPFYERHLLDSVRPDARPLHRARDTSIALGPVASADGSALVKIGDTTMLAAIKLEVMTPSADAPDEGSLAIEFHMPPICSPIVRPGRPAEVAPVVSKQLSDVILSSGMINLKELSLITGKAAWMAYLDIYCLNSDGSLFDASLLSAIAAFSHLQIPLVSLSDDGRVVAVSGDLLEDESTPELVNKERKLLLHSIPFSLTCILHKKYILADPTAEEESIMETSITVVLDSSERLVSIYKPGGPVLAHTSTVKDCIVLTKHRMKELQNILEESLSAMEVV; via the exons ATGGCGGCGGCGTCGACGAGTGGCAGCGGCCGCGACATAGGCGGCAGCGGAGGAGGGTGGGCGGCAGGGGAGATGGAGGTGGAAGCGTATCGCCGCCTCTTCCCCCTCCCCTTCTACGAGCGCCACCTCCTCGACTCCGTCCGCCCCGACGCCCGCCCTCTTCATCGCGCCCGTGATACTTCCATTGCCCTCG GCCCTGTTGCTTCTGCTGATGGCTCTGCTTTGGTCAAGATTGGCGACACG ACAATGCTAGCAGCGATCAAGCTTGAGGTCATGACCCCATCTGCTGATGCGCCTGATGAGGGCTCTTTAG CTATTGAGTTCCACATGCCACCAATTTGTTCGCCGATTGTTAGGCCTGGGAGACCAGCGGAGGTAGCTCCTGTAGTTTCGAAGCAATTGTCAGATGTTATACTGAG TTCTGGGATGATAAATTTAAAGGAGCTTTCTTTGATTACTGGAAAAGCTGCATGGATGGCTTATCTG GATATTTATTGTCTCAACTCTGATGGCTCTCTATTTGATGCCTCACTACTTTCTGCAATTGCTGCATTCTCTCACT TGCAAATCCCCCTTGTTTCTCTCAGTGATGATGGAAGAGTAGTTGCAGTTTCTGGGGATCTACTGGAAGATGAATCAACACCAGAATTGGTTAATAAAGAGAGGAAGCTTTTGCTGCACAGTATCCCATTTTCTCTAACATGCATACTTCACAAAAAGTACATCTTGGCAGACCCAACTGCTGAGGAAGAGTCAATTATGGAAACTTCTATAACTGTAGTTTTGGATTCTTCAGAGCGGCTGGTCTCGATCTATAAACCGGGGGGACCAGTTCTTGCCCACACATCAACTGTTAAG GATTGCATCGTTCTCACAAAACATAGAATGAAGGAGCTGCAGAATATATTAGAGGAATCCCTTTCTGCCATGGAGGTAGTCTAG
- the LOC135616062 gene encoding F-box/kelch-repeat protein At5g26960-like translates to MADACNSRSLSWLVKPCRPDPRREIIAHPSLEIVHHHHNLRPSAVASASAAAPIMSLPDDLLLECLSRVPSSSLPALPLVCRRFSLLLDSPAFLRLRCAHGRLRRTLHALALSDLGLLSSTSLPVDAPLASAWAPSSASAVLPLEALDGSFSFSHARVAAVGRSIYIIGRGATLRYDTWTGAVAPRAPTIFPRKKFAAAAIGGKIYVAGGVARTSAVEEYDPTADAWRVVAEAPRQRYGCVGAVAGGVFYIAGGLRVGGVGGEGGRLDAHVCAGSMDAYNVEAGAWVRGRPGAGTVAGAAAAVPGGGCVVGACGTGVHVYVVASHAVELSFWRWEARARRSGGGEWARLEPPPISARAGLGGALRFSCAAVGEEKVVALVHVSVGCGGGGRRGSDAVAVEGAVLVYDIKGGEWTRGPDLPPGLRRAAVACVEF, encoded by the coding sequence ATGGCGGATGCCTGCAACTCCCGCAGCCTCTCGTGGCTCGTCAAGCCCTGCCGACCCGATCCTCGACGCGAGATCATCGCCCACCCCTCGCTGGAAATCGTCCACCATCACCACAACCTCAGGCCGTCAGCCGTCGCCTCCGCGTCTGCGGCAGCCCCGATCATGTCGCTCCCGGACGATCTCCTCTTGGAGTGCCTCTCCAGGGTTCCTTCATCTTCCCTCCCTGCCCTTCCCCTCGTCTGCCGCCGCTTCTCCCTCCTCCTCGACTCCCCTGCCTTCCTCCGCCTCCGCTGCGCTCACGGCCGCCTCCGTCGTACCCTCCACGCCCTAGCGCTCTCCGATCTCGGCCTTCTCTCCTCCACCTCCCTCCCGGTCGACGCTCCCCTCGCCTCCGCCTGGGCTCCATCTTCCGCCTCTGCAGTCCTCCCCCTCGAGGCACTCGACGGATCGTTCTCCTTCTCCCACGCCCGCGTCGCCGCCGTCGGCCGCTCAATCTACATCATTGGCCGCGGCGCCACTCTCCGCTACGACACGTGGACGGGTGCGGTTGCCCCTCGGGCCCCGACCATTTTTCCTCGCAAGAAATTCGCCGCCGCCGCGATTGGCGGCAAGATCTACGTGGCCGGAGGCGTCGCCCGTACTTCAGCAGTCGAGGAGTACGACCCGACGGCCGACGCGTGGCGGGTGGTGGCGGAGGCTCCGAGGCAGCGGTATGGCTGCGTGGGCGCCGTCGCCGGAGGGGTGTTCTACATTGCCGGAGGACTGCGCGTCGGTGGCGTCGGAGGGGAGGGCGGGAGGCTGGACGCGCACGTGTGCGCGGGGTCGATGGACGCCTACAACGTGGAGGCAGGGGCGTGGGTTAGGGGGCGGCCGGGCGCGGGGACGGTGGCGGGTGCGGCGGCAGCAGTGCCGGGAGGCGGGTGCGTTGTCGGGGCGTGCGGGACGGGGGTGCACGTGTACGTGGTCGCGAGCCACGCGGTGGAGCTGTCGTTCTGGCGGTGGGAAGCGAGGGCTCGAAGAAGCGGCGGCGGCGAGTGGGCGCGATTGGAGCCGCCTCCGATATCGGCTCGGGCGGGTCTCGGCGGGGCTTTGCGCTTTAGCTGCGCCGCAGTAGGGGAGGAGAAGGTGGTGGCGCTCGTCCATGTCTCGGTCGGGTGCGGCGGTGGGGGGAGGAGGGGTTCGGACGCCGTCGCGGTGGAGGGGGCGGTGCTGGTGTACGACATCAAGGGCGGCGAGTGGACCCGCGGGCCGGACCTCCCTCCGGGGCTTCGACGAGCGGCCGTTGCGTGCGTCGAGTTCTGA
- the LOC135616573 gene encoding protein MIZU-KUSSEI 1-like, which yields MTAMASAVVPESASSPSSPRPAITLSQPKKKRPAVKNVKAIRAIRSLFRSFPILTPACRFHATLPRCSRAADGHISGATRTTGTLFGHRKSRITLAIQENPRGVPILLLELAIPTGKFMQEMGSDHLRVALECEKKAADKTKLLEEPLWTAFVNGRKIGYGVKREPSEKDLEIMQLLYTVSTGAGVLPDHMTDAVEGETTYMRAYFDKVVGSKDSETLYMLNPDGNSGPELSIFFVRV from the coding sequence ATGACCGCAATGGCCAGTGCCGTCGTCCCCGAGTCCGCCTCCAGCCCATCCTCCCCTCGCCCCGCCATCACCCTTAGCCAGCCCAAGAAGAAGCGACCGGCCGTCAAGAATGTCAAGGCCATCCGCGCCATCCGATCCCTCTTCCGGTCCTTCCCCATCCTAACCCCTGCCTGCCGCTTCCATGCGACCCTCCCCCGCTGCAGCCGCGCGGCCGACGGCCACATCAGCGGCGCGACCCGCACCACCGGCACCCTCTTCGGCCACCGAAAGTCCCGCATCACCCTCGCCATCCAGGAAAACCCCCGCGGCGTCCCCATCCTCCTCCTCGAGCTTGCCATCCCCACCGGCAAGTTCATGCAGGAGATGGGCTCCGACCATCTCCGGGTCGCGCTGGAGTGCGAGAAGAAGGCCGCCGACAAGACGAAGCTGCTCGAGGAGCCACTGTGGACGGCGTTCGTCAACGGGCGCAAGATCGGGTACGGCGTCAAGCGGGAGCCCTCGGAGAAGGATTTGGAAATAATGCAGCTGCTCTACACCGTGTCCACGGGCGCAGGCGTGCTCCCCGACCACATGACCGACGCCGTCGAAGGAGAGACGACGTACATGCGGGCCTACTTCGACAAGGTGGTGGGAAGCAAGGACTCGGAAACGCTGTACATGCTCAACCCAGATGGGAACAGCGGGCCTGAGTTAAGCATCTTCTTCGTTAGGGTATGA
- the LOC135580875 gene encoding transcription factor GAMYB-like isoform X4 — protein sequence MTSKDKMEQINSQPSEEDSCGESTNKGNEDLKKGPWTSAEDEILVNYVNRFGEGNWNAVRMHTKLRRCGKSCRLRWINHLRPNLKKGAFTEDEEQLIIALHSKMGNRWAQMAAFLPGRTDNEIKNYWNTRKKRCQRTGLPLYPPNACHNVSEENLQSSRLSKYSYSYDQPLELLQGSFPGSPDIISDNFQTSYGASSYAMPFADAAGFGSQNYSFANPTANCLEQSTDSEKFLLALHGSVADVYPTTKQFLFQPSGSTPWNCFGSLHGADPSSQSLAPLLGAVPGSHALLNDTFSTYCPTRGTAKLELPSDQCVETDASSRLTCPATPVSVYNVQSPSATVSVQSNFVSPWKSGPMLRQAHVLSDAEKEPSEMSSITSTIKPNDVFECSGLSINDMELYSTAVADSYMESPSALVSLQSKCFPPWKSSPVLQEAHVLSSAEKEPSSKSSVTPIVKSSDVSECSINGTELYSSPVAFDRYVKSPSATIPFQSSCVTPWKNVPLRSVLQEGHAPGSSEAESSEKS from the exons ACAAAATGGAGCAGATAAACTCACAACCATCTGAAGAAGATAGCTGTGGTGAATCGACGAACAAAGGgaatgaagatttgaagaagggaCCGTGGACATCTGCTGAGGATGAGATTTTGGTGAATTATGTTAACAGATTTGGTGAGGGGAACTGGAATGCCGTTCGGATGCACACAAAACTCCGTCGATGTGGCAAAAGCTGTCGTCTACGGTGGATTAATCATCTCAGGCCAAATTTAAAGAAAGGTGCTTTTACAGAAGATGAGGAGCAGCTGATCATTGCACTCCACTCTAAGATGGGAAACAGATGGGCTCAGATGGCTGCATTT TTGCCTGGGCGTACCGATAATGAGATAAAGAACTACTGGAATACACGAAAGAAGAGATGCCAGCGTACTGGTTTGCCCCTTTACCCTCCAAATGCATGCCACAATGTCTCCGAGGAAAATTTGCAAAGCTCACGTCTCAGCAAGTACAGTTACAGTTATGATCAGCCTCTTGAGCTCCTTCAGGGAAGCTTCCCTGGCAGTCCTGATATTATATCTGACAACTTCCAGACAAGTTATGGGGCTTCCTCCTATGCAATGCCATTTGCGGATGCAGCGGGTTTTGGATCCCAGAATTATTCCTTTGCAAATCCAACAGCTAATTGTCTTGAGCAATCTACAGACTCTGAAAAATTTCTCCTTGCCTTACATGGTAGTGTTGCGGATGTTTATCCTACAACCAAACAATTTTTGTTTCAGCCTTCAGGAAGCACACCTTGGAATTGTTTTGGTTCTCTCCATGGTGCTGATCCCAGCAGCCAGAGCCTGGCACCTTTGCTAGGTGCCGTCCCTGGCAGCCATGCCCTTCTAAATGATACCTTCTCTACTTATTGTCCCACTCGTGGAACTGCAAAGTTAGAGCTCCCTTCAGACCAATGTGTAGAGACTGATGCCAGTAGCAGGCTTACCTGCCCAGCCACACCTGTTTCAGTTTATAATGTTCAATCTCCATCAGCAACTGTCTCAGTGCAATCCAATTTTGTTTCACCATGGAAGAGTGGTCCAATGCTTCGACAGGCGCATGTACTGAGCGATGCAGAGAAGGAACCATCCGAGATGAGCTCAATTACTTCTACCATCAAACCCAATGATGTTTTCGAGTGCTCAGGTCTAAGTATCAATGATATGGAGTTGTATTCCACAGCTGTTGCTGATTCATATATGGAATCTCCATCAGCTCTTGTCTCATTGCAATCCAAATGTTTTCCACCATGGAAGAGTAGTCCGGTGCTTCAAGAGGCTCATGTACTGAGCAGTGCAGAAAAAGAACCATCTTCGAAGAGCTCAGTAACTCCTATCGTTAAATCCAGTGATGTGTCAGAGTGTAGTATCAACGGGACAGAATTGTACTCTTCACCTGTTGCATTTGATAGGTATGTCAAATCTCCATCAGCTACTATCCCATTCCAGTCCAGTTGTGTTACACCATGGAAGAATGTTCCATTAAGATCAGTACTTCAAGAGGGGCATGCACCGGGCAGTTCAGAGGCAGAATCATCTGAGAAGAG CTGA
- the LOC135580875 gene encoding transcription factor GAMYB-like isoform X2: MEQINSQPSEEDSCGESTNKGNEDLKKGPWTSAEDEILVNYVNRFGEGNWNAVRMHTKLRRCGKSCRLRWINHLRPNLKKGAFTEDEEQLIIALHSKMGNRWAQMAAFLPGRTDNEIKNYWNTRKKRCQRTGLPLYPPNACHNVSEENLQSSRLSKYSYSYDQPLELLQGSFPGSPDIISDNFQTSYGASSYAMPFADAAGFGSQNYSFANPTANCLEQSTDSEKFLLALHGSVADVYPTTKQFLFQPSGSTPWNCFGSLHGADPSSQSLAPLLGAVPGSHALLNDTFSTYCPTRGTAKLELPSDQCVETDASSRLTCPATPVSVYNVQSPSATVSVQSNFVSPWKSGPMLRQAHVLSDAEKEPSEMSSITSTIKPNDVFECSGLSINDMELYSTAVADSYMESPSALVSLQSKCFPPWKSSPVLQEAHVLSSAEKEPSSKSSVTPIVKSSDVSECSINGTELYSSPVAFDRYVKSPSATIPFQSSCVTPWKNVPLRSVLQEGHAPGSSEAESSEKRSVTSIMKPNNVICSSGLSINDREFNSKPLVADTYVGSPPATFSLQSKYLTSWKSDPVLVEADAFDSAEEEPSKKFC; this comes from the exons ATGGAGCAGATAAACTCACAACCATCTGAAGAAGATAGCTGTGGTGAATCGACGAACAAAGGgaatgaagatttgaagaagggaCCGTGGACATCTGCTGAGGATGAGATTTTGGTGAATTATGTTAACAGATTTGGTGAGGGGAACTGGAATGCCGTTCGGATGCACACAAAACTCCGTCGATGTGGCAAAAGCTGTCGTCTACGGTGGATTAATCATCTCAGGCCAAATTTAAAGAAAGGTGCTTTTACAGAAGATGAGGAGCAGCTGATCATTGCACTCCACTCTAAGATGGGAAACAGATGGGCTCAGATGGCTGCATTT TTGCCTGGGCGTACCGATAATGAGATAAAGAACTACTGGAATACACGAAAGAAGAGATGCCAGCGTACTGGTTTGCCCCTTTACCCTCCAAATGCATGCCACAATGTCTCCGAGGAAAATTTGCAAAGCTCACGTCTCAGCAAGTACAGTTACAGTTATGATCAGCCTCTTGAGCTCCTTCAGGGAAGCTTCCCTGGCAGTCCTGATATTATATCTGACAACTTCCAGACAAGTTATGGGGCTTCCTCCTATGCAATGCCATTTGCGGATGCAGCGGGTTTTGGATCCCAGAATTATTCCTTTGCAAATCCAACAGCTAATTGTCTTGAGCAATCTACAGACTCTGAAAAATTTCTCCTTGCCTTACATGGTAGTGTTGCGGATGTTTATCCTACAACCAAACAATTTTTGTTTCAGCCTTCAGGAAGCACACCTTGGAATTGTTTTGGTTCTCTCCATGGTGCTGATCCCAGCAGCCAGAGCCTGGCACCTTTGCTAGGTGCCGTCCCTGGCAGCCATGCCCTTCTAAATGATACCTTCTCTACTTATTGTCCCACTCGTGGAACTGCAAAGTTAGAGCTCCCTTCAGACCAATGTGTAGAGACTGATGCCAGTAGCAGGCTTACCTGCCCAGCCACACCTGTTTCAGTTTATAATGTTCAATCTCCATCAGCAACTGTCTCAGTGCAATCCAATTTTGTTTCACCATGGAAGAGTGGTCCAATGCTTCGACAGGCGCATGTACTGAGCGATGCAGAGAAGGAACCATCCGAGATGAGCTCAATTACTTCTACCATCAAACCCAATGATGTTTTCGAGTGCTCAGGTCTAAGTATCAATGATATGGAGTTGTATTCCACAGCTGTTGCTGATTCATATATGGAATCTCCATCAGCTCTTGTCTCATTGCAATCCAAATGTTTTCCACCATGGAAGAGTAGTCCGGTGCTTCAAGAGGCTCATGTACTGAGCAGTGCAGAAAAAGAACCATCTTCGAAGAGCTCAGTAACTCCTATCGTTAAATCCAGTGATGTGTCAGAGTGTAGTATCAACGGGACAGAATTGTACTCTTCACCTGTTGCATTTGATAGGTATGTCAAATCTCCATCAGCTACTATCCCATTCCAGTCCAGTTGTGTTACACCATGGAAGAATGTTCCATTAAGATCAGTACTTCAAGAGGGGCATGCACCGGGCAGTTCAGAGGCAGAATCATCTGAGAAGAGGTCAGTGACTTCTATCATGAAACCCAATAATGTGATCTGCTCTTCAGGGTTAAGTATCAACGACAGAGAGTTTAATTCTAAACCTCTTGTAGCTGATACATATGTGGGATCTCCACCAGCAACTTTCTCGTTGCAATCGAAATATCTTACTTCATGGAAGAGCGATCCAGTTCTGGTAGAGGCAGATGCATTTGATAGTGCAGAGGAAGAACCATCCAAGAAGTTCTGTTAA
- the LOC135580875 gene encoding transcription factor GAMYB-like isoform X1: MTSKDKMEQINSQPSEEDSCGESTNKGNEDLKKGPWTSAEDEILVNYVNRFGEGNWNAVRMHTKLRRCGKSCRLRWINHLRPNLKKGAFTEDEEQLIIALHSKMGNRWAQMAAFLPGRTDNEIKNYWNTRKKRCQRTGLPLYPPNACHNVSEENLQSSRLSKYSYSYDQPLELLQGSFPGSPDIISDNFQTSYGASSYAMPFADAAGFGSQNYSFANPTANCLEQSTDSEKFLLALHGSVADVYPTTKQFLFQPSGSTPWNCFGSLHGADPSSQSLAPLLGAVPGSHALLNDTFSTYCPTRGTAKLELPSDQCVETDASSRLTCPATPVSVYNVQSPSATVSVQSNFVSPWKSGPMLRQAHVLSDAEKEPSEMSSITSTIKPNDVFECSGLSINDMELYSTAVADSYMESPSALVSLQSKCFPPWKSSPVLQEAHVLSSAEKEPSSKSSVTPIVKSSDVSECSINGTELYSSPVAFDRYVKSPSATIPFQSSCVTPWKNVPLRSVLQEGHAPGSSEAESSEKRSVTSIMKPNNVICSSGLSINDREFNSKPLVADTYVGSPPATFSLQSKYLTSWKSDPVLVEADAFDSAEEEPSKKFC, encoded by the exons ACAAAATGGAGCAGATAAACTCACAACCATCTGAAGAAGATAGCTGTGGTGAATCGACGAACAAAGGgaatgaagatttgaagaagggaCCGTGGACATCTGCTGAGGATGAGATTTTGGTGAATTATGTTAACAGATTTGGTGAGGGGAACTGGAATGCCGTTCGGATGCACACAAAACTCCGTCGATGTGGCAAAAGCTGTCGTCTACGGTGGATTAATCATCTCAGGCCAAATTTAAAGAAAGGTGCTTTTACAGAAGATGAGGAGCAGCTGATCATTGCACTCCACTCTAAGATGGGAAACAGATGGGCTCAGATGGCTGCATTT TTGCCTGGGCGTACCGATAATGAGATAAAGAACTACTGGAATACACGAAAGAAGAGATGCCAGCGTACTGGTTTGCCCCTTTACCCTCCAAATGCATGCCACAATGTCTCCGAGGAAAATTTGCAAAGCTCACGTCTCAGCAAGTACAGTTACAGTTATGATCAGCCTCTTGAGCTCCTTCAGGGAAGCTTCCCTGGCAGTCCTGATATTATATCTGACAACTTCCAGACAAGTTATGGGGCTTCCTCCTATGCAATGCCATTTGCGGATGCAGCGGGTTTTGGATCCCAGAATTATTCCTTTGCAAATCCAACAGCTAATTGTCTTGAGCAATCTACAGACTCTGAAAAATTTCTCCTTGCCTTACATGGTAGTGTTGCGGATGTTTATCCTACAACCAAACAATTTTTGTTTCAGCCTTCAGGAAGCACACCTTGGAATTGTTTTGGTTCTCTCCATGGTGCTGATCCCAGCAGCCAGAGCCTGGCACCTTTGCTAGGTGCCGTCCCTGGCAGCCATGCCCTTCTAAATGATACCTTCTCTACTTATTGTCCCACTCGTGGAACTGCAAAGTTAGAGCTCCCTTCAGACCAATGTGTAGAGACTGATGCCAGTAGCAGGCTTACCTGCCCAGCCACACCTGTTTCAGTTTATAATGTTCAATCTCCATCAGCAACTGTCTCAGTGCAATCCAATTTTGTTTCACCATGGAAGAGTGGTCCAATGCTTCGACAGGCGCATGTACTGAGCGATGCAGAGAAGGAACCATCCGAGATGAGCTCAATTACTTCTACCATCAAACCCAATGATGTTTTCGAGTGCTCAGGTCTAAGTATCAATGATATGGAGTTGTATTCCACAGCTGTTGCTGATTCATATATGGAATCTCCATCAGCTCTTGTCTCATTGCAATCCAAATGTTTTCCACCATGGAAGAGTAGTCCGGTGCTTCAAGAGGCTCATGTACTGAGCAGTGCAGAAAAAGAACCATCTTCGAAGAGCTCAGTAACTCCTATCGTTAAATCCAGTGATGTGTCAGAGTGTAGTATCAACGGGACAGAATTGTACTCTTCACCTGTTGCATTTGATAGGTATGTCAAATCTCCATCAGCTACTATCCCATTCCAGTCCAGTTGTGTTACACCATGGAAGAATGTTCCATTAAGATCAGTACTTCAAGAGGGGCATGCACCGGGCAGTTCAGAGGCAGAATCATCTGAGAAGAGGTCAGTGACTTCTATCATGAAACCCAATAATGTGATCTGCTCTTCAGGGTTAAGTATCAACGACAGAGAGTTTAATTCTAAACCTCTTGTAGCTGATACATATGTGGGATCTCCACCAGCAACTTTCTCGTTGCAATCGAAATATCTTACTTCATGGAAGAGCGATCCAGTTCTGGTAGAGGCAGATGCATTTGATAGTGCAGAGGAAGAACCATCCAAGAAGTTCTGTTAA